The nucleotide sequence CTCGGTTCAGGTTCCGGTTCCGGTTCTGGGGGGGTCCCGGTTCCGGAAGGTTCCCGGTCCCGAAGGGCTCCAGTTCAGAAGGGTCCAGCCCAGAAGGGTCCGGGTTCCTGAAAGGTCCCGGTTCCGGAAGGTTCCGGAAGGTTCCCGGTCCCGAAGGGCTCCAGTTCAGAAGGGTCCAGCCCAGAAGGGTCCGGGTTCCAGAAAGGTCCCGGTTCCGGAGGGTTCCGGAAGGTTCCTGGTCCCAGTTCTGGCTCTGGGATGGTCCCGGTTCCGGCGGTTTCCTGGTTCCAGTCCTGGTTTTGGTTGTTTCCGGTCCCGGTTCTGATCCTGGCTCCGGTTCCAGAGTTTTTCTGGTCCCGGATCCGGTCCTGGTTCCAGTTAGTGTCCTGGTTCCAGTCCTGGTTTTGGCTGTTTCCCAGTCCCAGTTCCGGTCCCGGTTCCGGTCCTGGTTCCAGTTCCAGTTCCAGTTCTGGTTTCAGAGCTTACCTGGTTCCAGTCCCGGTTCCAGTCCCGGTTCCAGTTCCGGTTCCAGTTCCAGTTCCAGTTCCAGTTCCGGTTCCGGTTCCGGTTTCAGAGCTTACCTGGTTCCAGTTCCAGTTCCGGTCCCGGTTCCAGTTCCGGTTCTGGTTCCAGTTCCGGTTCTGGGAGTTTCCCAGTCCCGGTCCCGATTCCGGTTCCGGTCTTTCCTAGCCCAGGTGCAGCCGCTGGTGCCGGATGAGGGCGGAGCTTCCCCCGAATCCCTTCCCACAATCCCCGCAGGTGTAGGGCGTGGCACAGCTGACGGGCGTGGCACGGCTCAGGGGCGTGGCACAGCTCAGGGGCGTGTCCTCAGCGTGCCCGTGCAGGTGTGCCAGGAGGGCGTGGccatctgtgtgcccaggacAGGTGTGCCCAGCCAtacaggtgtgctcagcacaggtgtgcccagctgtacaggtgtgctcagcacaggtgtgcccaggtgcgcaggtgtgctctgcacaggtgtgcccAGCCATACAGGTGTGCCCAGGACAGGTGTGCCCGGCCGCACAGGTGTGCCCGGCCGCACAGGTGTGCCCAGCcgcacaggtgtgcccaggacAGGTGTGCCCGGCcgcacaggtgtgcccaggacaggtgtgcccagctgtacaGGTGTGCCCGGCcgcacaggtgtgcccaggtgcgcccttcctcctcctcctcctcccgccccGCCCCTCCTGCGGCCCCTGCAGGCCGTGGGCGCGGCGGTGCTTGAGGAAGGCggagctgtagctgaagcccCGCCCGCACTCCCCGCAGGTGTAGGGCCGCTCGCCCGGGTGCGCCCTCAGGTGGGCGCCGCGCCCGAAGCCCCGCCCGCAGCGCCCCGCCTGGTGCAGCCGCAGGTGCCGCGCCAGCTGGGGGGCGTGGCCGAAGCCCCGCCCGCAGTGGCCGCAGGCGTGCGGGCGCTGGCCCAGGTGCGCCGCCAGGTGCGCGTTGCGGTTGGAGCTGCGCGTGAAGCCCTTGCCGCACGCCAGGCACGTGAACGGCTtcgcggggggcggggcccgcGGCTGGCtccgcccccgcccgccgccacGGCCACGCCCACCGCGGCGGGAGCCACGCCCAgctgggggggggagggggagggggcagggagggggaggggaggggggggaggggaggaggaggagggagtccAGCGTGGGGGGAGGGGCGGGCTCCGCCTCCAAGGGGGCGGGGTCGGCGTCGGCGTCGGCGTCGTCATCGCTCGGGGGGGCGGAGTCGTCTgggggggagagagagggtgggcggggtcaggggggaggggggaaataatgggggaaatgatggggagaaaatagggaaaataacgggggaaatggtgaaaattgggggaaatgatggggaaatagggaaaataatgggggaaatggtgaaaattgggggaaatgatggggagaaaatagggaaaataatggggaattAATGGGGGGAAATAGAGAAAATAATGGGGAAttaatggtgaaaattgggggaaattatgGGGGGATTGGGAAAATAACGGGGGAAATAATGGTGGGAAATGGAGAAAATAACGGGGAATTAATGGTGGGAAATagggaaaataatgggggaatAATGGTGGGAAATAGGGAAAATAATGGAGGAAATAATGgagaaataatgggggaaataatgGATAAATAATGGAggataatggggaaaataatggggaaataatggtgggaaatagggaaaataatggggaaataatggggggaaattgggaaattaatggtgggaaatagagaaaataatgggggaataatggtgggaaatagggaaaataatggggaattaatggtgaaaattggggaaaTTATGGGGAgattgggaaaataatggggaaataatggtgggaaatagggaaaataatggggaattAATGATGGGAAATagggaaaataatgggggaattaatggggaaatggggaaaataatggggaattAATGGTGGGAAATAGGGAAAATAATGCGGGAAATAATGGTGGGAAATAGGGAAAATAATGGGAGAAATTGTGAAAATTTGGAAATAGAGAAAATAATAGGGGAAATAACAGCGAAAATAATGGAGGAAataatgggggagaaatggggaaaattggggaaataatgggggaaaattaggaaaaatgggggaaataatgggaaaagataatggggaaaataatgagGGAAATTTAGGGAAAATAACGGGGGGAATAATGGGGGAATGGTGGAAATAACGgggagaaattggggaaaattgggaaaaatgggggaaataatggggagaaattggggaaaattgggaaaaatgggggaaataatgggggaaaattggggagggggaaatggggacccccaaattggggaggggtcccagctgACCTGCAGGGGCCACCCTGAGGATCTCCCACTCCTTGGAGTCGTTGGGGtcgggcacccccagctcctcctcGGGCTCCAGCCGGGACACGATGTTGGGCTTGGGGATGGGGAAATCTGGGCAAAACCAgcgaaaaatgggaaaaaaaaaatgggaaaaaaaatggggaaaaaaatgggaaaaaaaaggggaaatgggaaaaaaaaatgggaaaaaaaaggggaaatcgGGGTCGCGGGGGCTCCGATCCAGCGGGGCGGACACTGGGAATTCAGGGGGGGGTTTGTCTCTGATTTTGGGGTTTCGGGGTTATTGCGAGGAGGGagatttgggggaggattttggggagggggattttggggagggggattttggggaggattttagggggggattttggggagggggattttggggagggggattttggggggtttatttTGGGGGATAATTTGGGGTGGTTATTTAggggagggggattttgggggataatTTGGGGTGATtatttttggggagggggattttggggtggttatTTAggggagggggattttgggggggttttttgggggataaTTTTGGGGTTGttgttttggggagggggattttggggggtttatttTGGGGAATAATTTGGGGTGgttattttggggagggggattttaggggaggattttggggggtttattttggggagggggactttggggaggattttgaggagggggattttgggtgatttttttgggatAATTTTGGGGTTGTTATTTTGAGGAGGGGGATTTTGTGGGAGTTATTTTGAGGAGGtcattttggggagggggattttgggggaggattttggggtgttgattttgggggaggattttggagtggttattttggggagggggattttgggtgatttttttgggatGATAACTTTGGGGTGgttattttggggaggggggttTTAGGGGAGGATTTTGGGAGGTTTATTTTGGGGGAGGATTATGGGGTGATTATTTTGaggagggggattttgggtgaatttttttTGAGGGGATAATTTTGGGGTTGTTATTTTgaggagggggattttggggataatTTTGGGCAGAAGGATTTTATggagggggattttgaggagggggattttggggataatttggggataattttggggataacttggagataattttggggataattttggggaaaaatttgggaaaatttggggataatTTTGGGGATAATTTTGGGATAATTTTGGGGATAATTTTGGGGATAATTTGGGGATAATTTGGGGATAATTTTGCGATAATTCAGGGATAATTTGGGGATATTTCGGGGCTCACCCAGCAGGATCAGGGACTCGTAGCTCTCCTGCATGGCGGCGCCGCCTCcgctggggccggggcgggcACGGGGGGCTCTcggcacccccagggacccccgggcacccccagggacccccgggcCGGGCGATGCTCGGGGGGCGCCCGGGGCTGCCCGGcccgggaccgggaccggcagcggcagcgggagcggagcggagcggagcggagcggatgGAGGCGCCGCCGCTGACCCAGGAAGTGCCGCCCCTCGGGGTggggccgccgcctcctcctcatcctcatcctgctCTTCATCCCAGTGCCGTTAtcgtcctcctcttcctcctcttcatcccAGTGCCGTTATCGTCCTCTTCTTCATCCCTGTTctgttcttctcctcctcctcttcatcccaGTGCCGTTATCCTCCTGCTCTTCATCCCAGTGCCGTTATCCTCCTGCTCTTCATCCCAGTGCCGTTATccccctcctcttcttcatctcTGTTCtgttcttctcctcctcttcttcatcccTGTTctgttcttctcttcctcctcctcttcttcatcccAATGCcattatcctcctcctcctcttcatcccaGTGCCGTTATCCTCCTGCTCTTCATCCCTGTTctgttcttctcctcctcctcctcctcttcatcccaaTGCCGttatcctcttcctcctcttcatcctcagcccattctcctcttcctcctcctcttcatcctcataccattatcctcctcctcttcatcccaatgccattcttctcctcctcctcttcatcctcagcccgttctcctcttcctcctcctcttcctcttcttcgtCCTCATGCcattcttctcctcctcttcttcatccctattcccttctcctcttcttcatccCTGTTCCGTTCTtgttctcctcctcttcttcatccccatcccactctcctcctcctcttttccatctccatccccagcccgtccttctcctcctcttcctccccttcttcatctccattcccttctcctcctcctctccttcatCCCTGTTCCgttctcctcttcctcatccctgtcctgttcttttcttcctcttcttcttcgtCCCCGttcccttcttctcctcctcttcttcatcctcacgccattcttctcctcctcctcctcttcatccacatcccactctctcctcctcctcccgttcttcatccctgtcctgctctcatcctcctcctcctcatccccaccccttttttttcctcctcctccatctccatcCTCACCTcattctcctcctcttcttcatccccaccctctcttcctcctcttcttcatcccCACCCCCTCTTCCTCCTGTTCTTCATCCCCACCCTctcttcctcctcatcttcttcatccccatcccctcttCCTCCCCATCTTCTTCATCCCCATCCCACTCTtcgcctcttcctcctcctcctcctcctccatgtccaaactgggagcgctgggagcggcCCCGGCTCTGAATTTCCGAggggcagccggggcagggccggcGCTGAGGGAAcccgaggggacaccggggagaaTTTAAcgccaaataaattaaaaaattaaaaaaaaaaatttaaaaaactgcAAAATCCGCGCTGAAATCGGGGCCTGGCCATGCCCGGAGCCGCGAGGGGACCGCCCCTCAGCGCCGCCCTGGCCAATCAGCGCGCGAGAAACGATGAGTGACGGGACGCGCGGCCAATCAGAATGAGCGGCGGGGGTTTGGGCGGGAAAGCCAGCCAATGGCAGCGAGGGGCGGGCTCAGCGCGCGGGATTTGAAGGGGTCTGTGAGGGAGGGGCAGTGACGGCCCAAAATGGCGGCGGGGAGGGGGGAAGCGGGCCTGGAACGTCCGGGAATGTTCCAGAacgtcccaaaatgtcccaaaatgtccccaaaaggcCAAGAAACCGCTGAGGGTGAGtcggggatggagcaggggatgCCTGAGAGAGGCACCGAGCTGTGCTGGGACTCCCGGCCTGGTCCCGAGGGGTTTCAGTGCTTGAGATTTACAAAATTTCGTCATTTTCTGGTAAAATTCCTCCCCTGGAGAGGGCACTGGGCGTTCCCGcctggatttggggtgaatttaaTCAGGTTTGGGCACGTGGGGATGTCAACAAATCCCAGAATCGGCTCCTTTGGGGCTGTTCTGCCTTCACCgtatgcccccccaaaaaaaacccacaaatttaaTTTTAAGAGAGACTTTTAAACTGCTggattttgggatggaattcAGACGGAGCCGGCAGCGAAACAAACCTGGGGTCACGGGGGGTTTTTCACCTTTGTTTTACCTTTTATTCTGGAAAATCCTTCGCCCCCTCGTCCGGCAGCACCAAACCCACCCCGCAAAATAACAAATTTACCCTCGAGAGCGACTTTTAAACCACTTAAAAGATGGTTCAAAGCACTTCGAGGACGGTTTAAACCAGTTCAAGGATGGCTTAAACCATTTCAGAGATGATTTAAACCAGTTCGAGGATGGTTTAATCTTAATGCTGATTAAATTTAACGATGTAAATGGCAGTGATGCAAATGAGGGGGGGGGGGACGGCGGGACCCCCACAATTCTCAGCTTTTATTCTGCAAAACCCCCCTCAAAAATGGGGCAAATTCGACCCAAAATGGGGCAAATTCAACCCAGAATGGGGCAAATTCAACCCAAAATGGGCAAATTTAACACAAAATGGGCAAATTTAACCCAGAATGGGGCAAATTCAACCCAAAATGGGGCAAATTCAACCCAGAATGGGCAAATTTAACCCAGAATGGGACAAATTCAACCCAGAAAGGGGCAAATCTGACCCAGAAAGGAGAAAATTCAACCCAGAAATGGACAAATTTAACCCAAAATGGGGCAAATCCAACCCAGAATGGGGCAAATCCAACCCAAAATGGGGCAAATTCAACCCAGAATGGGGCAAATCCAATCCAGAATGGGCAAATTCAACCCAGAAAGGGGCAAATTCGACCCAGAAAGGGACAGATTCAACCCAGAATGAGGCAAATTCATCCCATAATGGGGCAAATCCAACCCAAAATGGGGCAAATTCAACCCAAAGAGGGGCAAGTTCATCCCTAAATGGGGCAAATTCATCCCAGAATGGGGCAAATTCAACCCAAAAAGGGACAAATTCAACCCAAAAAGGGACAAATTCAACCCAAAGAGGAGCAAGTTCATCCCGAAAAGGGGCAAATTTAACCCAAAATGGGGCAAATCCAACCCGGAATGGGCAAATTCAGCTCAGCAAGGGGCAGATCCAACCCAAAATGGGacaaattcatccccaaaacgGGCAAGTTCATCCCTAAATGGGGCAAATTTGTCCCTAAATGGGGCAAATTCATCCTTAAATGGGGCAAATTCGTCCCTAAATGGGGCAAATTTCACCCATAATGGGGCAGATTTAACCCATAATGGGgcaaatccaaccccaaatggGGCAAATCCAACCCAAAATGGGCAAATTCAACCCAAAAAGGGACAAATTCAACCCAAAGAGGGGCAAGTTCATCCCTAAATGGGGCAAATTTAACCCCTAAAGGGGCAAATTTGACCCAGAATGGGGCAAATCCAATCCAGAATGGGGCAAAATCATCCCAAAAAGGGGCAAATTCAACCCAAAGAGGAGCAAGTTCATCCCGAAAAGGGGCAAATTTAACCCAAAATGGGGCAAATTCACCCCCAAAATGGggcaaattcaccccaaaaaggGTCGAATTTAACCCGAAAGGGGTcggcccgcccccgccgcgcccgcGCTCAGCTCCACGAGGGGTCGTAGCCGTCCCAGTCCGGGGGCGGCGCCAGGAAGACGCGGCGGCCGCGGCACACGAAGCTGACGACGCCGCGGTAGCCGCCCCGCGGCACGCCCGACTTGAGGTCGTCCATGAGCCCCAGCGCCTTGGCCAGGGCCTTGAAGGAGTCGCGGCCGCGGTACTGGAGCCGCACGGGGCCGGcgtcgccgccgccgcccggcgcgTCGCcccgctgcagctcctccaggcgcACCTCGGGCGCGGCGTACACCTGCGGCAGGAAGAACCGCTCGTACTCGTCCTTCTTGAGGTAGGAGAGGTCCAGGCGGGTGAAAGGCACGAAGCGCTCGTTGAGCTTGATGAACCGCAGGTACTGGTCGTAGAACTGCCCGTGGCTGACGCCCTTGCGGCCGAACGTCATCGTCCGCGACACCTCGGGCCGCACGCAGGCCCGCCCGCGCCGCTGCTCCGGCTGCCGCATCCAGTCGTCCCAGAAGGCCGGCGGCCATTTGGgctccagctcctcccacagctcggccagcagcagccagcccaggccgGGGAAGAAGTCGGTCCTGTAGAGCAGCTCGGCGCGCCCGGCGTCCACCAGCCCCTCGCGGCCGTTGTCGTTCCAGGCCGAGGCGCACCACAGGCTGCGGTCCTCCCTCAGCAGCGGCAGCACCGCCTGGAAGTACTCGAAGAAGTCGGTCGCCACCTCCAGGTCGTCCTCCACCACGATGGCGGCGCGGTGCCGCAGCGCGCCGAACACCTGGCCCAGCGCCCAGCGGTAGTGCCGCGCGATGCGGTAGTAGCCCTGGAACTTGCGGTGCTCGGGCGGCGCCGCCACGTCGCCCAGCTCGGGCGGGCGGATGCGCGCCACGGCCGCGCCGTACGACGCGATCACCGCCGCCGTCTCGGCGTGGCCGCAGTCCTGCGAGACGATGACGGGGAAGCGCCGCGCGCTGGGGCGGTAGCGCAGCAGCTTGTCCAGGCAGCGCCGCACCGAGCTGCGGTCGCAGGCCAGCACCAGCACCGGGAtcaccacctcctcctcttcctcttcctctttttgcGGCGGTTTTGGCGtcgtttttggtgtttttggtgGTATTTTCGGCGGCGTTCTCTGGCGCTGCAGGCGCTGGATCTGCAGCAGGAGCTCGCGCTGCAGCCGCAGCTCGGCCTCGGCGTCGTgcgccagctgcagcagctgcgccGGCAGCACGCGGGAGCCGGGCGGCGCCGGAGCCGCGCCCGGGGCGGCGCCGGGGCGGCcccagaggaagaggagcaggagccCGTTCCAGGCGAGGAAGAGCGCGGCacccagcagggccaggctgcgCTTCTTCAGCATCCTTCACAtggggctggaaaaaaaaaaaaaaaaaccaacagaattTTGGGGTtagaaatggaggaaaaaagagaaattcaggGTTAGAAATGGAGGAAAAGCACAATTCCTGGGATTAGGAGGTGAAAAAGTCCAAATTTCCAattttcagacaaaaaaaaagccaaaattccTAAATTTCGCACATGGAAAAGTCACAGTTCCTAaattaaaggaatgaaaaaaaaaaaaatcaaatttcccaaaattcccaatttttgggtcagcagggccaggctgcgCTTCTTCAGCATCCTTCACATggggctgaaaaaaaaaaaaaacaaacagaattttggggttaaaaacgGGGTtagaaatggaggaaaaaagagaaattcggGTTTAGAAATGGAGGAAAAAGAGAAATGTGAGGTTAGAAATGGGAGAAACGGGCAATTCCCGCAATTAGGAGGTGAAAAAgtcaaaattcccaattttcaggCCTGGAAGAGTCAGAATTCCTGaattagaaggaaaaaagaaagtcaaaatccccaaatttgaggcaccaaagaaacccccaaaaattTGCAAGTTTTgggcatgaaaaagaaaaaaaatcctaaattagAGCCgtgaaaacatggaaaaaattCCAGTTTTCAGGCATGGAaaactccaaaattcccaaattctgagcaaaaaaaaacctcccaaaattcccaaatttgggcaTGAAAAAGTCTCAACATTCCTAAAATTTGGGcacagaaaaaaaccttcaaaacTCCCAAATTtgggcagaaaaaaaccccaaaattcctgaatttgggcaccagaaaacccccaaaatccccaaatttgggcacaaaaaaaaacccccaaaaattcgggcaacaaaaaaacctcaaaat is from Melospiza melodia melodia isolate bMelMel2 unplaced genomic scaffold, bMelMel2.pri scaffold_148, whole genome shotgun sequence and encodes:
- the MGAT1 gene encoding alpha-1,3-mannosyl-glycoprotein 2-beta-N-acetylglucosaminyltransferase translates to MLKKRSLALLGAALFLAWNGLLLLFLWGRPGAAPGAAPAPPGSRVLPAQLLQLAHDAEAELRLQRELLLQIQRLQRQRTPPKIPPKTPKTTPKPPQKEEEEEEEVVIPVLVLACDRSSVRRCLDKLLRYRPSARRFPVIVSQDCGHAETAAVIASYGAAVARIRPPELGDVAAPPEHRKFQGYYRIARHYRWALGQVFGALRHRAAIVVEDDLEVATDFFEYFQAVLPLLREDRSLWCASAWNDNGREGLVDAGRAELLYRTDFFPGLGWLLLAELWEELEPKWPPAFWDDWMRQPEQRRGRACVRPEVSRTMTFGRKGVSHGQFYDQYLRFIKLNERFVPFTRLDLSYLKKDEYERFFLPQVYAAPEVRLEELQRGDAPGGGGDAGPVRLQYRGRDSFKALAKALGLMDDLKSGVPRGGYRGVVSFVCRGRRVFLAPPPDWDGYDPSWS